The nucleotide sequence CCACTGCGATTTGATCTGCATGGGTGATGAAAGTTATGGTGGACTTTTGGGCACGCTGTTGGGGTCCAACCTTCGCGACATGATTGCAAAATCACCGGTTCCAGTGATCGTGGTTCGCTAAGCCCGTCTGCTCGCAGACGACCTGCAGATATTAAAAAAAAGGTGTCTCAAAACGAGACACCTTTTTTTGTCTTCCCCATTTTGTCATGTGCGCAAGCTGTGGACGCTCTTCCTTGCCTGGTTCTTAACTGGCCATGGACAGAAGTTTGCAGTTTTTGCGGGTATGAAACTGAAATCCCTTCTTTGCCTCGGACTGCTGGTTATGCTTGGGAGCCCTTCTGTTGAAGCGGCCACCAAACGTATTTGCACAATGACCCTGAATTCCGCCGATGAAAAAGAGGCGCTCAGGCAGCTTTATGCCTCTGAGGATGTAGAGATCACCGAGCTGGTTCCGTCTGAAGGCAAGAACCCCCGCTGGCTGCAAAATGCCTGCGCTTCCGGGATTCAGTGCGACGTGCTTTTGATTTCCGGCCACTTTGGCGGCGTGTTCTTTGGCGAAGGCAACAGCACCACTTTGGATTTGAAAGAGATCGAACGCCTGAGCTGCGACAACTCCTGCCCGGGCATTTTAAGCAAACCCAAGGATGTCTTCCTGATGGGTTGCAACACCCTTTCCAGCAAAACCCCGGACAAACGATCCATCGAAGAATACGTGGAAGTTCTGATCAAGAACGGCTTCCCCCGCGATCTTGCTGAACGCGTGGCTTTTTCCCGCTATTCTGAATACGGCATGAGCATCAGCCAGATCTTTTCTTCGGCCTTTAACAACGTCGAACGCCTGCATGGTTTCACCAGCACCGGCCCTATGGGTAAAGTCGCTGGCCCCCTGCTGAAAAAAGCCCTGCGTGAAACCAGCGCTCAGACCCTGTTCAGCAAGGGCCCGGACACCAAAAAACTGAATTCACTGTTTGGCGGAATGAGCTATCGCATCGTCACGCCCAAAACCGAGTCCGACCCGAATTACAAAGCCCTGACCTGCAATGCGTATTCTGAAAGCATCAACGAAAACCGTGAAGCCATTAATTTCCTGTCCAAAAAACTTCATCTGAAGAAATATTATGAACCTCTATTGGAAGCGACTCAGAATCCGCTATTCATGTCCCTTTTGCAGGACACTTTGCGGGCTTCTGCGGAAGCCACCCGTAATTTTGAAAACTTCTTTGTCGAGATCGGCTCGGCTCGTTCGTTGCCTTTAAAAATGAAAATGCAGTTTGTGGATCTGCAGGCGCAACTGGGATTGATTCCTTCCATGGTGAAAGCCGAACAACAAGAACGCCTGATCCGCCAGCGCCTGGGGGATGGGTTGAATTTCATCGTGACCGACCAGTTCTGCGCGATGAAGGATCTTTTAAAGAACACCGAATTGAAAGCCGCCTGGATTCCGTTCACCGCGGATGCCTGGCAGTTCATCCCTCGCCTGTCCCAGTGTTTCGGCGGTTATGACGACGGCGTTGAAGGTCTGCTAAAACAGATGATGTACAGCAATGAATCCCCGATTCGCCGCGAAGCCTTGCGCGCTTTAAAAGGCCGCTTGTATTCCCATGATCTCAGTCAGCTGCTGAAAGCCTCGGCTCAGTGGCCTCAGCGGGACCGTCTGGACATGAGCTACAGTATCGGCCTGAAAGCCCCGACTGAAATGCTGCCGCAAATGATTGAAACTTGTCTGACCAAAGCCGCCTCGGGCGACAGTGCGGAATCCCGCGATGGGTATCGTTGGTACTGCTACAACCAGTTTGAGCCGCTGATTGACAATCCGTTGAAATGTCATCTTTTCGCCCGCAATTTTGAAACACAAAGTGTGACGGGCGTGGACTGGAATTGTTTGACCCGATTTAACCACGATATCCACCTGGGGTCGTGTCTTGAAGCGGCCGATCGCAACACCGATGTTGAGAGTTCCGACAATGTCCGCTGGTACTGCTGGTCCAAATTGTCTGAGCAAAAACAACTAAGCCGGTCTGAATGTCTTGCTTTGGCCTCCTCAATGAAAATTCAAGGGAACCGATTCAAAGCCAACTGGAACTGCATGAATCGTATCGCAAATTGACCTCGGGGCCTGCCGGGTTTACAAACTAAGCTCTGGAGGCCACGATGAAACACACCCTGCTCTTTTCTTTTTTGCCACCGGCTTCGGTCCTTGAACGTGCCTTAAGCCAGTTCAAAGCCACCATTTCCGCCAAAGAACTTTCCGTCGAAGAAATGCTGGATCAGGTTCACAAGATCCAGCCTGCCGCCATCGTGGTTGTGCCCCGCCAGAAAATCAGCGCCGAAGTCATCAAAGCCCTTCCGGATTCAGTGAAGATCATCGCAACCTCCAGCGTTGGCTTTGATCATCTGGATATCAATGCTGCAAAAGAGCGCGGCATCCTATTAAGCAACACGCCCGATGTGCTGACGGAATGCACGGCGGATCTGGGCATGATGCTGCTTCTGAATGCCTGCCGTCGGGGTCGCGAGTATATGACCATCATGCAAGAGGGCTGGAGAAAAACCTACAGCCAGACCGATATGCTGGGCCTGCAGGTCAGCGGGAAAACTTTGGGGATTCTGGGCATGGGTCGCATCGGCCGGGCCCTTGCGGACCGCGCCCGCGGTTTTGGCATGAAGGTCCTTTACTGCAACAACAAACGCCTGCCCCCGGAGCTTGAAAAAGATGCGGTGTATTTCAAGAACTTCCACGACATGCTTCCGCATTGCCAGATTCTTTCATTGAATTCGCCAAGCACCCCCCAAACCAAAGGCATCATGGACAGCAAAAGTTTTTCCTTGCTGCCTAAACATGCGGTGCTGGTGAATGTGGGTCGTGGGAACCTGGTGGATGAAGATGCTTTGATCAAAGCGCTGGAAAGCGGTCATCTGTTCGCGGCGGGACTTGATGTGTTCTGCCATGAACCTGATTACAACTTGAAACTGCGTGATTTTCCGAATGTGTTCTTAACTCCGCACATGGGAAGTGCGACGGTGGAAACCCGATCCGCCATGGGTCATCGGGCTTTGGATAATGTCACCGCGGCGCTGGAAGGCCAACGCCCCGGGGATTCTTTGTACTAAAGCTGATTCAGGACATCCAGTCCCAGCTTCCAGCCGTCTCCGGCACCAAGGGTGACAAACACGTCGCCCTCTTTCAGCATGCCCAGAATTTTCTGAGTCGATTTATCATCGCGAACAAAGTACTGGGCATGTTCGTGCTTCATTTCTGAAGCCAGCTTTTCGCTGGTCACGCCTGGAATTGGTGCTTCACCCGCTGGATAGATATCTGTCAGCAGAACCTGATCCGCTTCCATAAAGGCCGTGGTAAAGTCATGCCAGCAGTGTTGCGTGCGGGAATAACGATGCGGCTGGAAGAAAACCACCAGTCTTTGTTTCGGATACTTTTCACGGAAGGCCTGCAATACCGCACGCACTTCAGTCGGATGGTGACCATAGTCATCATAGACTTTGATGCCTTTTTTCTCGCCCTTAAAGTGGAAACGACGATCCACACCTTCATAGCGCTGAAGACCCTTGGCACAAGTTGCAAACGGAATTCCCGCTGCCACCCCGGCACAGATCGCTGCCACGGCATTCAAAGCATTGTGACGGCCCGGAACCTTCAGATTGAATTCACCCACCAGATGTTTGGTACCCAGCAGACGATCGTTGCGGTGAACCGCATAGTGACCCTGTTCGCCTGTC is from Bdellovibrio bacteriovorus str. Tiberius and encodes:
- a CDS encoding 2-hydroxyacid dehydrogenase; the protein is MKHTLLFSFLPPASVLERALSQFKATISAKELSVEEMLDQVHKIQPAAIVVVPRQKISAEVIKALPDSVKIIATSSVGFDHLDINAAKERGILLSNTPDVLTECTADLGMMLLLNACRRGREYMTIMQEGWRKTYSQTDMLGLQVSGKTLGILGMGRIGRALADRARGFGMKVLYCNNKRLPPELEKDAVYFKNFHDMLPHCQILSLNSPSTPQTKGIMDSKSFSLLPKHAVLVNVGRGNLVDEDALIKALESGHLFAAGLDVFCHEPDYNLKLRDFPNVFLTPHMGSATVETRSAMGHRALDNVTAALEGQRPGDSLY